In one Brevibacterium sp. CBA3109 genomic region, the following are encoded:
- the rsfS gene encoding ribosome silencing factor has product MLRTAALAADEKFGTDQVALDVSATLYITDAFLIISAENDRQIASIVDAVEQALQTTYGHTPLRREGRGSGDWVLLDFGDIVVHVFSHEQREYYALERLWKDCPVIDLELPAPSGADDAQ; this is encoded by the coding sequence ATGCTGAGGACTGCCGCACTTGCGGCGGACGAGAAGTTCGGCACCGATCAGGTGGCCCTCGATGTGAGTGCCACTCTCTACATCACTGATGCCTTCCTCATCATCTCGGCAGAGAACGATCGGCAGATCGCATCGATCGTCGACGCTGTCGAACAAGCGCTGCAGACGACGTACGGACACACTCCGCTGCGCCGTGAAGGACGGGGGAGCGGCGATTGGGTTCTTCTCGACTTCGGCGACATCGTCGTCCACGTCTTCTCGCACGAACAGCGCGAATACTACGCCCTCGAACGTCTGTGGAAGGACTGCCCGGTCATCGATCTGGAGTTGCCGGCACCCTCTGGTGCCGACGACGCTCAATGA
- a CDS encoding histidine phosphatase family protein: protein MTRTVIFWRHGQTDYNVERRFQGQTDIPLNELGRTQAAQAARYLSELQPDLIVSSDLSRAADTADELASLLNVDVTRDDRLRETAFGQWEGHTRDELSASWPHELEQWLSGADMSPPGGESRLESGRRVASAITDIVDGSNAQTIAIVAHGAVLRAAAELLLGMDGSGRLAVLGNCGHGEFGFTGTNWVLRSWGTTPS, encoded by the coding sequence ATGACCAGGACCGTCATCTTCTGGCGCCATGGCCAGACCGACTACAACGTCGAACGCCGGTTCCAAGGTCAGACCGACATCCCGCTCAATGAACTCGGACGGACTCAAGCCGCGCAGGCAGCGAGGTACCTCAGCGAACTGCAGCCGGACCTCATCGTCTCCTCCGATTTGTCGCGGGCCGCTGACACTGCCGACGAGCTGGCTTCACTGCTGAACGTCGATGTCACACGTGATGACCGTCTGCGTGAGACGGCCTTCGGCCAGTGGGAAGGACACACCCGGGACGAGCTCAGTGCGTCCTGGCCCCACGAGCTCGAACAATGGCTCAGCGGAGCGGACATGAGCCCGCCCGGTGGCGAATCCCGCTTGGAGTCCGGTCGGCGCGTCGCCTCGGCGATCACTGACATCGTCGATGGGTCGAACGCCCAGACCATTGCCATCGTCGCTCATGGAGCAGTCCTGCGCGCAGCCGCAGAACTGCTGCTTGGCATGGACGGGTCGGGTCGCCTGGCGGTTCTGGGCAACTGTGGACACGGCGAATTCGGATTCACCGGAACCAACTGGGTCCTGCGCAGCTGGGGCACCACCCCCTCCTGA